The following proteins are co-located in the Peromyscus eremicus chromosome 13, PerEre_H2_v1, whole genome shotgun sequence genome:
- the Ralbp1 gene encoding ralA-binding protein 1 has protein sequence MTECFLPPTSSPSEHRRVEHGSGLTRTPSSEEISPTKFPGLYRTGEPSPPHDILHEPPDIVSDDEKDHGKKKGKFKKKEKRTEGYAAFQEDSSGDEAESPSKMKRSKGIHVFKKPSFSKKKEKDFKIKEKPKEEKHKEEKHKEEKHKEKKSKDLTAADVVKQWKEKKKKKKPIQEPEVPQVDVPSLRPIFGVPLADAVERTMMYDGVRLPAVFRECIDYMEKHGMKCEGIYRVSGIKSKVDELKAAYDREESPNLEEYEPNTVASLLKQYLRDLPENLLTKELMPRFEEACGRTTEMEKVQEFQRLLKELPECNHLLISWLIVHMDHVIAKELETKMNIQNISIVLSPTVQISNRVLYVLFTHVQELFGTVVLKRATRPLRWSNMAAMPTLPETQAGIKEEIRRQEFLLNCLHRDLQGGIKDLSKEERLWEVQRILTALKRKLREAKRQECETKIAQEIASLSKEDVSKEEMNENEEVINILLAQENEILTEQEELLAMEQFLRRQIASEKEEIERLRAEIAEIQSRQQHGRSETEEYSSESESESEDEEELQIILEDLQRQNEELEIKNNHLNQAVHEEREAIIELRVQLRLLQMQRAKSEQQLQEDEEPERRGGLGPPPCDGVLEVKAAKEQVKPSPSKDRKETPI, from the exons ATGACCGAGTGCTTCCTGCCCCCCACCAGCAGCCCTAGTGAACACCGCAGGGTGGAGCATGGCAGCGGGCTGACCCGGACCCCCAGCTCTGAGGAGATCAGCCCTACAAAATTTCCTGGGTTGTACCGGACGGGTGAGCCCTCGCCTCCTCATGACATCCTCCATGAGCCCCCGGATATAGTGTCTGATGATGAGAAAGACcatgggaagaaaaaaggaaaatttaagaaaaaggaaaaaagga CTGAAGGCTATGCTGCCTTCCAGGAAGACAGCTCTGGGGATGAAGCCGAAAGTCCGTCCAAGATGAAGAGGTCCAAGGGAATCCACGTGTTCAAGAAGCCCAGCTTCtctaaaaagaaggagaaggattttaaaatcaaagaaaaacccaaagaagAAAAGCATAAAGAGGAGAAGCACAAAGAGGAGAAGCATAAAGAGAAGAAATCTAAAGACTTGACGGCAGCTGATGTTGTTAAACagtggaaggagaagaagaagaagaaaaagccaaTTCAGGAGCCAGAGGTGCCTCAGGTCGACGTGCCGAGTCTCAGACCCATTTTTGGTGTTCCCTTGGCCGACGCGGTCGAGAGGACCATGATGTACGATGGTGTCCGGTTGCCCGCTGTCTTCCGAGAGTGCATAGACTACATGGAGAAGCACGGCATGAAGTGTGAAGGCATCTACAGAGTTTCAG GAATCAAATCAAAGGTAGATGAGCTAAAAGCAGCGTATGACCGAGAGGAGTCTCCAAACTTGGAAGAATATGAGCCTAACACTGTAGCCAGTTTGCTGAAGCAGTATTTGCGAGACCTTCCAGAGAATTTGCTTACCAAAGAGCTTATGCCCCGTTTTGAAGAGGCTTGTGGGAGGACCACGGAGATGGAGAAAGTGCAGGAATTCCAGCGCTTGCTCAAGGAACTGCCCGAGTGTAACCACCTTCTGATTTCCTGGCTCATTGTGCACATGGACCATGTCATCGCAAAGGAGCTGGAAACGAAGATGAACATCCAGAACATCTCCATAGTGCTTAGCCCAACCGTCCAG ATCAGCAACCGTGTCCTGTATGTGCTTTTCACACACGTGCAAGAGCTCTTTGGCACTGTAGTCCTAAAGCGAGCAACAAGACCTCTGCGTTGGTCCAACATGGCTGCAATGCCCACACTGCCAGAGACCCAGGCAGGCATCAAGGAAGAGATCAGGAGACAG GAGTTTCTTTTGAATTGTTTACATCGAGATCTGCAGGGCGGGATAAAGGACTTATCTAAAGAAGAAAGATTGTGGGAAGTACAAAGGATTCTGACTGCCCTCAAGAGAAAACTGAGGGAAGCTAAAAGACAG GAGTGTGAAACCAAGATCGCACAGGAGATAGCCAGTCTTTCCAAGGAGGATGtttccaaagaagaaatgaacGAAAATGAGGAAGTTATAAACATCCTCCTTGCCCAG GAGAATGAGATCCTGACTGAGCAGGAAGAGCTCCTGGCCATGGAGCAGTTTCTGCGGCGTCAGATCGCCTCGGAGAAGGAAGAGATTGAGCGCCTCCGAGCTGAGATTGCGGAGATCCAGAG TCGCCAGCAGCACGGCCGGAGTGAGACCGAGGAGTACTCCtctgagagtgagagtgagagtgaggatGAGGAGGAGCTGCAGATCATTCTGGAAGACTTACAGAGACAGAATGAAGAGCTGGAG ATAAAGAACAACCACCTGAACCAGGCAGTCCACGAGGAGCGGGAGGCCATCATTGAGCTGCGTGTACAGCTCCGACTGCTCCAGATGCAGCGAGCCAAGTCTGAGCAGCAGCTACAGGAGGATGAGGAGCCTGAGAGGCGAGGGGGCCTAGGCCCACCGCCCTGTGACGGTGTCCTCGAGGTCAAAGCAGCTAAGGAGCAGGTGAAGCCCTCCCCCAGCAAAGACCGGAAGGAGACGCCCATCTGA